A single region of the Nomia melanderi isolate GNS246 chromosome 12, iyNomMela1, whole genome shotgun sequence genome encodes:
- the Rrp1 gene encoding recombination repair protein 1 isoform X2: MPPKRGRVSKTNSTEAKVNKKGKTSKSEETTSKRSKRNGTDIEEPAPKRAKTEPKQMMNKTDSNFDEIDFDCQKLNAEGNEYNLKISSWNVSGIRAVVKKSGMKYIEKEDADIVALQETKCDKDKVPDEVKLSGYHHYFVDSKKPGYCGVALYSKEKPIDVKYGINDSDFDHEGRLITAEYPKFFLINVYVPNAGQKLVTLPKKLQWNEVFKNYVKKLDEKKPVIICGDMNVAHQEIDLTNPKTNTKNAGFTKEEREGMTDFLSAGFVDTFRALYPDKTGAYTFWSYFANARGKNIGWRLDYFIVSQRIKDKICDNVIRDKVYGSDHCPIVLYTNI; encoded by the exons ATGCCGCCAAAACGAGGTAGAGTTTCAAAG ACAAATTCTACAGAagctaaagttaataaaaaaggTAAAACATCAAAGTCAGAAGAAACAACGTCTAAGAGATCTAAACGTAATGGAACTGATATTGAGGAGCCTGCTCCAAAGCGCGCAAAAACAGAGCCAAAGCAGATGATGAATAAAACTGATTCAAATTTCGATGAAATCGATTTTGATTGTCAGAAACTAAATGCAGAaggaaatgaatataatttgaaaatttctagtTGGAATGTTTCCGGGATTAGAGCAGTTGTAAAA aaaAGTGGAATGAAATACATTGAAAAGGAAGATGCAGATATAGTTGCATTACAAGAAACTAAATGTGATAAGGATAAAGTACCAGATGAAGTGAAACTAAGCGGATATCATCATTATTTTGTTGATA GTAAGAAACCTGGATATTGCGGCGTGGCATTATATTCAAAAGAAAAACCAATTGACGTAAAATATGGTATAAATGACAGTGACTTTGATCATGAAGGCAGATTAATTACTGCAGAATATCCAAAATTTTTCCTCATTAATGTTT ATGTTCCCAATGCTGGTCAGAAGTTAGTAACATTACCAAAGAAATTACAGTGGAATGAGGTCTtcaaaaattatgttaaaaaacTGGATGAGAAGAAACCAGTAATTATTTGTGGTGATATGAATGTTGCTCACCAAGAAATag ATCTTACAAATCctaaaacaaatacaaaaaatGCTGGATTCACTAAAGAAGAGCGAGAAGGTATGACTGATTTCTTATCTGCAGGATTTGTAGATACATTTAGAGCTCTCTATCCTGATAAAACAGGTGCTTATACATTCTGGTCATATTTTGCTAATGCACGTGGTAAAAATATAGGATG gCGATTGGATTATTTTATAGTGTCACAGCgaattaaagataaaatttGTGACAATGTTATAAGAGATAAGGTATATGGCAGTGACCATTGTCCTATTGTTCTTTATACTAACATATAA
- the LOC116431923 gene encoding uncharacterized protein LOC116431923 has product MFGNKKSNLPPRPNIPNPEHMLEDLDHAAVDDIAFKIINKDEFLGENLVSSNSSDTYQKVKMYLNIKEQLKHLETTLEKKEQQLRTDNEEIKRLADDIKKQAQAALIT; this is encoded by the exons ATGTTTggtaataaaaaaagtaatttaccaCCGAGACCCAATATTCCTAATCCCGAGCATATGTTAGAAGATCTCGATCATGCTGCTGTGGATGACATagcattcaaaataataaacaaag atgaaTTTCTCGGGGAAAATTTAGTATCTTCAAATTCTTCTGATACATATCAAAAagtgaaaatgtatttaaatattaaagaacaaTTAAAACATTTGGAGACTACTCTTGAAAAGAAAGAACAACAACTGAGAACAGACAATGAGGAGATAAAAAGATTGGCAGATGATATTAAGAAACAAGCACAAGCTGCATTAATAACATAA
- the Rrp1 gene encoding recombination repair protein 1 isoform X1, with the protein MIFRYIHKLLNLTSNTNCDFPLHLCKYIRVAGMPPKRGRVSKTNSTEAKVNKKGKTSKSEETTSKRSKRNGTDIEEPAPKRAKTEPKQMMNKTDSNFDEIDFDCQKLNAEGNEYNLKISSWNVSGIRAVVKKSGMKYIEKEDADIVALQETKCDKDKVPDEVKLSGYHHYFVDSKKPGYCGVALYSKEKPIDVKYGINDSDFDHEGRLITAEYPKFFLINVYVPNAGQKLVTLPKKLQWNEVFKNYVKKLDEKKPVIICGDMNVAHQEIDLTNPKTNTKNAGFTKEEREGMTDFLSAGFVDTFRALYPDKTGAYTFWSYFANARGKNIGWRLDYFIVSQRIKDKICDNVIRDKVYGSDHCPIVLYTNI; encoded by the exons atgatttttcgttatattcacaaattattaaatttaacatcAAATACAAATTGCGATTTTCCATTG CATCTCTGCAAGTATATAAGGGTAGCCGGTATGCCGCCAAAACGAGGTAGAGTTTCAAAG ACAAATTCTACAGAagctaaagttaataaaaaaggTAAAACATCAAAGTCAGAAGAAACAACGTCTAAGAGATCTAAACGTAATGGAACTGATATTGAGGAGCCTGCTCCAAAGCGCGCAAAAACAGAGCCAAAGCAGATGATGAATAAAACTGATTCAAATTTCGATGAAATCGATTTTGATTGTCAGAAACTAAATGCAGAaggaaatgaatataatttgaaaatttctagtTGGAATGTTTCCGGGATTAGAGCAGTTGTAAAA aaaAGTGGAATGAAATACATTGAAAAGGAAGATGCAGATATAGTTGCATTACAAGAAACTAAATGTGATAAGGATAAAGTACCAGATGAAGTGAAACTAAGCGGATATCATCATTATTTTGTTGATA GTAAGAAACCTGGATATTGCGGCGTGGCATTATATTCAAAAGAAAAACCAATTGACGTAAAATATGGTATAAATGACAGTGACTTTGATCATGAAGGCAGATTAATTACTGCAGAATATCCAAAATTTTTCCTCATTAATGTTT ATGTTCCCAATGCTGGTCAGAAGTTAGTAACATTACCAAAGAAATTACAGTGGAATGAGGTCTtcaaaaattatgttaaaaaacTGGATGAGAAGAAACCAGTAATTATTTGTGGTGATATGAATGTTGCTCACCAAGAAATag ATCTTACAAATCctaaaacaaatacaaaaaatGCTGGATTCACTAAAGAAGAGCGAGAAGGTATGACTGATTTCTTATCTGCAGGATTTGTAGATACATTTAGAGCTCTCTATCCTGATAAAACAGGTGCTTATACATTCTGGTCATATTTTGCTAATGCACGTGGTAAAAATATAGGATG gCGATTGGATTATTTTATAGTGTCACAGCgaattaaagataaaatttGTGACAATGTTATAAGAGATAAGGTATATGGCAGTGACCATTGTCCTATTGTTCTTTATACTAACATATAA